A genomic window from Centroberyx gerrardi isolate f3 chromosome 14, fCenGer3.hap1.cur.20231027, whole genome shotgun sequence includes:
- the LOC139911739 gene encoding sterile alpha motif domain-containing protein 10, giving the protein MAVDAASSFSFCRASLEHTVSAEELSYQLPRRAGGSNLTWHDGRGQKTAHTRTVKLLQQPGTEGIQLRPGEAFTVYHTSPTLSSLSKPVVLWTQQDVCKWLKKHCPHNYLTYVEAFSHHAITGRALLRLNGEKLERMGIVQETLRQEVLQQVLQLQVREEVRNLQLLSRTSFGNFS; this is encoded by the exons CGGCGTCCAGCTTCAGTTTTTGCCGTGCCTCCCTGGAGCACACGGTGTCTGCTGAGGAGCTGAGCTACCAGCTGCCGCGTCGCGCCGGAGGCAGCAACCTGACCTGGCACGACGGCCGCGGCCAgaagacagcacacacacgcaccgtCAAGCTACTGCAGCAGCCCGGCACAGAGGGCATCCAG cTGCGTCCAGGTGAAGCCTTCACTGTGTACCACACCAGTCCGACGTTGTCCAGTCTGTCCAAACCCGTGGTGCTGTGGACCCAGCAGGACGTCTGCAAGTGGCTTAAGAAACACTGTCCCCACAACTACCTGACCTATGTAGAGGCCTTCTCCCATCACGCCATCACAG GACGGGCGTTGCTGCGTCTGAATGGAGAGAAGCTGGAGAGGATGGGCATCGTCCAGGAGACGCTGAGGCAGGAGGTGCTGCAGCAAGTCCTCCAGCTGCAGGTCAGAGAAGAGGTCCGCAACCTGCAGCTCCTCAGCAGAA cCTCCTTTGGAAACTTCTCTTAG